A stretch of Sphingorhabdus sp. YGSMI21 DNA encodes these proteins:
- a CDS encoding OmpA family protein translates to MNTSFQPRTAAMLLATAALLTPGSLLAQQETRDNIIVSGQQEIDFATAMAEAPAGPEIEGIISARSDDRLQITADDGARTVIGFNEITEIRASKGLFGIGRESLGGEALLNGLPVTVKTVQLGSDLVASQIKLKGSDLKTANMIHNGTAQGFAEQTAATEALRSRVSDIDQYNVKRTTNVYFDTGKAKLSASGKADLCATAEAADDMNNALILVVGYTDSTGDYEYNQQLSEQRASRVVNYIQQNCGWKPYRMLTPTGMSEADPMASNDTASGKAQNRRVAVNILVSKGLDGL, encoded by the coding sequence ATGAACACCAGTTTCCAACCCCGGACAGCCGCCATGCTGCTGGCCACCGCCGCCCTGCTGACGCCCGGCAGCCTGCTCGCGCAACAGGAGACGCGCGACAATATCATCGTCTCCGGCCAGCAGGAAATCGACTTTGCCACGGCGATGGCCGAAGCGCCCGCCGGCCCCGAAATCGAAGGCATCATCTCCGCCCGCAGCGATGACCGCCTGCAGATTACCGCAGACGACGGCGCGCGGACGGTGATCGGCTTCAACGAGATCACCGAGATCAGGGCCAGCAAGGGCCTGTTCGGCATCGGCCGCGAAAGCCTGGGCGGCGAAGCGCTGCTCAACGGCCTGCCGGTCACCGTCAAGACGGTGCAGCTGGGCAGCGACCTGGTCGCCAGCCAGATCAAGCTGAAGGGCAGCGATCTGAAGACCGCCAACATGATCCACAATGGCACTGCCCAGGGCTTTGCCGAACAGACCGCGGCGACCGAGGCCTTGCGCAGCCGCGTCAGCGATATCGACCAATATAATGTGAAGCGCACGACCAACGTCTATTTCGACACCGGCAAGGCAAAGCTCTCCGCAAGCGGCAAGGCGGACCTGTGCGCCACCGCAGAAGCCGCGGACGATATGAACAACGCCCTGATCCTGGTCGTCGGCTATACCGATTCGACCGGCGATTATGAATATAACCAGCAGCTCAGCGAGCAACGCGCCAGCCGCGTGGTCAATTATATCCAGCAGAACTGCGGCTGGAAACCCTATCGCATGCTGACCCCGACCGGCATGTCCGAAGCCGACCCGATGGCGAGCAACGACACCGCCAGCGGCAAGGCCCAGAACCGCCGCGTCGCGGTCAATATCCTGGTCAGCAAGGGCCTCGACGGGCTCTAG
- a CDS encoding type II toxin-antitoxin system RelE/ParE family toxin — translation MADLRLSRRAASDLAEIADYTIAEFGIDQARLYRDQFQACFRSLLENPQLGSSAEEVAPGLRRIRQQAHVVFYRVERDELFIVRVLHHSMDFER, via the coding sequence ATGGCTGACCTGCGCCTCAGCAGGCGCGCCGCAAGCGATCTGGCCGAAATAGCCGATTACACCATTGCCGAATTCGGCATCGATCAGGCGCGGCTCTATCGCGACCAGTTTCAAGCCTGTTTCCGGTCCCTGCTGGAGAATCCGCAGCTCGGCAGCAGCGCCGAGGAGGTCGCCCCGGGATTGCGCCGTATTCGTCAGCAGGCGCATGTTGTGTTTTACAGGGTTGAGCGGGATGAGCTGTTTATCGTGCGGGTGCTGCATCACAGCATGGATTTTGAGCGGTGA
- a CDS encoding type II toxin-antitoxin system ParD family antitoxin has product MATVRKTITLSESQDAWIKSRIAGGAFTNDSEYIRDLVKRDQSQEDRLATLRAAIAEGLDSGTSDQSLDDIWSAAEDRAAHG; this is encoded by the coding sequence ATGGCCACCGTCCGCAAAACCATCACGCTCAGCGAGAGCCAGGACGCATGGATAAAATCCCGGATCGCTGGCGGTGCCTTTACCAATGATAGCGAATATATCCGCGATCTGGTCAAGCGCGACCAGTCGCAGGAAGACCGGCTCGCCACTTTAAGAGCGGCGATAGCCGAGGGTCTCGACAGCGGCACCAGCGACCAGTCGCTGGACGATATATGGAGCGCCGCCGAAGACCGCGCTGCCCATGGCTGA
- the map gene encoding type I methionyl aminopeptidase: MTDYMTVEDTTPQSRTGAIKLHGPEGFEGMRKAGRLAAEILDSLVPHVVPGVTTGALDDMVRQQAFAAGAVPATLGYRGFTHSCCTSINHVVCHGIPGDKKLNEGDIVNIDVTVIVDGWHGDTSRMYLVGKTPIKASKLVQVTYECMMLGIEQAKPGNRMGDVAHAIQSHAEAHRYSVVRDFCGHGLGQMFHDAPEVVHAGRPGTGPELRPGMFFTIEPMINIGKYACKMLDDGWTAVTRDRSLTAQFEHSIGITEDGNEIFTKSPTGLDCPPY; encoded by the coding sequence ATGACAGACTATATGACCGTAGAAGACACCACCCCGCAATCCCGCACCGGCGCGATCAAGCTGCACGGGCCGGAAGGCTTTGAAGGCATGCGCAAGGCCGGCCGGCTGGCCGCCGAGATACTCGACAGCCTCGTCCCCCATGTCGTGCCCGGCGTGACCACTGGCGCGCTCGACGATATGGTCCGGCAACAGGCTTTTGCCGCCGGAGCGGTCCCCGCGACGCTCGGCTATCGCGGTTTCACGCACAGCTGCTGCACCTCGATCAACCATGTTGTCTGCCACGGCATCCCCGGCGACAAGAAGCTGAACGAGGGCGATATCGTCAATATCGACGTGACCGTGATCGTCGACGGCTGGCACGGCGACACCAGCCGCATGTATCTGGTCGGCAAGACCCCGATCAAGGCGAGCAAACTGGTCCAGGTCACCTATGAATGCATGATGCTGGGCATCGAGCAAGCCAAGCCCGGCAACCGGATGGGCGATGTCGCGCACGCAATCCAGAGCCACGCCGAGGCCCACCGCTATTCGGTGGTCCGCGATTTCTGCGGCCATGGCCTCGGCCAGATGTTCCACGACGCCCCCGAAGTCGTCCACGCCGGCCGCCCCGGCACCGGCCCGGAACTGCGCCCCGGCATGTTCTTCACCATCGAGCCGATGATCAATATCGGCAAATATGCCTGCAAGATGCTCGACGACGGCTGGACAGCGGTCACCCGCGACCGCTCGCTGACCGCGCAGTTCGAGCATAGTATCGGGATTACCGAGGACGGGAACGAGATATTTACGAAGAGCCCGACGGGACTGGATTGTCCGCCTTATTGA
- a CDS encoding competence/damage-inducible protein A — translation MSKEKIWTAALIVIGDEILSGRTQDKNIAQVASWLNVQGIRLAEVRVVADDMDHIAEAVNILRARNDYLFTTGGIGPTHDDITVDAIAKALGVDVVIHPTARAILEQYYESRGGLNEGRLRMARVPEGAELIENRMSGAPGIRIDNLFLMAGVPHITAGMLDALTGTLEGGAPLLSVTLGAWAPESEIADVLRQAEKAHDSCVIGSYPFFRDGTVGANFVVRSTDPHELETCRVALKAGLEEAGYEVTDGGI, via the coding sequence ATGAGCAAAGAAAAAATCTGGACCGCCGCCCTCATCGTGATCGGCGACGAAATCCTCTCCGGTCGCACCCAGGACAAGAATATCGCGCAGGTCGCCAGCTGGCTCAACGTGCAGGGCATCCGCCTCGCCGAGGTCCGGGTGGTCGCCGACGACATGGACCATATCGCCGAGGCGGTGAACATATTGCGCGCCCGCAACGACTATCTGTTCACCACCGGCGGCATCGGCCCGACCCATGACGATATCACCGTCGACGCGATTGCGAAGGCTCTGGGCGTCGATGTCGTGATCCACCCGACCGCCCGCGCGATCCTGGAGCAATATTACGAGAGTCGCGGCGGCCTGAACGAAGGCCGGCTGCGCATGGCCCGGGTGCCCGAGGGTGCCGAGCTGATCGAGAACCGCATGTCCGGCGCGCCCGGCATCCGCATCGACAATCTCTTCCTGATGGCCGGCGTCCCCCATATTACCGCCGGCATGCTCGACGCGCTCACCGGCACGCTAGAGGGCGGCGCGCCCCTGCTCAGCGTCACGCTCGGCGCCTGGGCCCCCGAAAGCGAGATTGCCGACGTGCTGCGCCAGGCGGAAAAGGCGCACGACAGCTGCGTCATCGGCAGCTATCCCTTTTTCCGCGACGGCACGGTCGGCGCGAATTTCGTCGTCCGCTCGACCGACCCGCACGAGCTGGAAACCTGCCGCGTTGCGCTGAAGGCCGGGCTGGAGGAAGCCGGCTACGAGGTTACCGACGGCGGGATTTAG
- a CDS encoding sulfatase-like hydrolase/transferase, which translates to MQNRLKYGLIGLSLLLGGGDVWRRLVMLATPDIQPVALIAFAGLFGLCALGLVGISRFRNGWLRWPLAVLLAAGSLLVDGYQRAVGDFMSYESFVTMVESAGDLGNALAQQGGGIVLAAGKALLLLLGIGLRPPGGAPERRGAGALALRLAKLAGLPVLLGLSMLLFLRGGEGASGLPSSHSGTSFALLYGYELATADHRPRQKVQLKPRGPRPASDIVLIIDESIAGAYLDINSAHGVYSGLGPGRAGGAVPIHNFGLATAINHCSVGSNVTLRFGGTRDNYRETVRSMPSIWAYARTAGLATIYIDAQRTGGHYQNRMDDAERALIDRWDQFADVPVVDRDHAVADRLADYLNDDEPQLILINKVGGHFPVSDKFPMDHARYRPMLARGQYPDVSDMGGTDGLDGRADNWQLYRNSYRNTLLWNVGDFFDRLFAQAQIGEATILYTADHGQSFHERGDGGEATHCTPDPQIEEGVVPLVVIGDPAGAQRWTRAAAAGRDKSSHYRIFPTLLGLMGYAQADVEPLYGPDLFSASPDPFTFNTRFNARLGSEPSWLHVPLDRIARPPLSDYRADPQAKPASGTK; encoded by the coding sequence ATGCAAAACCGGCTGAAATATGGACTGATCGGGCTGAGCCTGCTGCTCGGCGGCGGCGATGTCTGGCGCCGGCTGGTGATGCTGGCGACACCGGATATCCAGCCTGTCGCCCTGATCGCCTTTGCCGGCCTGTTCGGCCTTTGCGCGCTCGGCCTGGTTGGTATCTCGCGGTTCCGCAACGGCTGGCTACGCTGGCCACTGGCCGTGCTGCTGGCGGCAGGATCGCTGCTGGTCGACGGCTATCAACGGGCGGTCGGCGATTTCATGAGCTACGAGAGTTTTGTCACCATGGTCGAGAGCGCCGGCGATCTCGGCAACGCGCTGGCGCAGCAGGGCGGGGGCATTGTCCTGGCGGCGGGCAAGGCGCTGCTGCTGTTGCTCGGCATCGGGTTGCGCCCGCCCGGTGGGGCGCCGGAGCGGCGGGGCGCCGGAGCGTTGGCGCTGCGGTTGGCCAAGCTGGCCGGGCTGCCGGTTCTGCTCGGTCTCTCGATGCTCCTGTTCCTTCGCGGCGGGGAGGGGGCGAGCGGCCTGCCATCCTCGCACAGCGGCACCAGCTTCGCCCTGCTCTATGGCTATGAACTGGCGACCGCCGACCACCGGCCGCGCCAGAAGGTGCAGCTGAAGCCAAGGGGGCCGCGACCCGCGTCCGATATCGTGCTGATCATCGACGAGAGCATTGCCGGCGCCTATCTCGATATCAACAGCGCACATGGCGTCTATTCCGGGCTGGGACCGGGCCGGGCAGGGGGCGCGGTGCCGATCCACAATTTCGGACTGGCGACCGCGATCAACCATTGCAGCGTCGGCAGCAATGTCACGTTGCGCTTTGGCGGGACCCGCGACAATTATCGCGAGACGGTCCGTTCGATGCCGTCGATCTGGGCCTATGCCAGGACTGCCGGGCTGGCCACCATCTATATTGATGCCCAGCGTACCGGCGGCCATTACCAGAACCGGATGGACGATGCCGAGCGCGCCCTGATCGATCGCTGGGACCAGTTCGCCGATGTGCCGGTTGTCGACCGCGACCATGCGGTGGCCGACCGGCTGGCGGATTATCTCAACGATGACGAGCCGCAGCTGATCCTGATCAACAAGGTCGGCGGCCATTTCCCGGTCAGCGACAAATTCCCGATGGACCACGCCCGCTACCGGCCGATGCTGGCGCGCGGCCAATATCCCGATGTCAGTGATATGGGCGGGACCGACGGTCTCGACGGGCGGGCGGACAACTGGCAGCTCTATCGCAACAGCTATCGCAATACGCTTCTGTGGAATGTCGGCGACTTTTTCGACCGGCTGTTCGCGCAGGCGCAGATCGGCGAGGCGACGATCCTCTACACCGCCGACCATGGCCAGAGCTTTCACGAGCGCGGCGACGGCGGCGAAGCGACCCATTGCACCCCCGACCCGCAGATCGAGGAAGGCGTTGTGCCGCTGGTGGTGATCGGCGATCCGGCCGGGGCGCAGCGCTGGACCAGGGCGGCGGCGGCGGGCCGGGACAAAAGCTCGCATTACCGGATTTTCCCGACGCTGCTCGGGCTGATGGGCTATGCGCAGGCCGACGTCGAGCCGCTCTACGGCCCCGATCTCTTCTCGGCCAGCCCCGATCCGTTCACCTTTAACACCCGCTTCAACGCGCGGCTGGGCAGCGAGCCATCGTGGTTGCACGTGCCGCTCGACCGGATTGCCCGCCCGCCGCTTTCGGACTATCGGGCCGACCCTCAGGCAAAGCCGGCCAGCGGCACCAAATAA
- a CDS encoding DUF5677 domain-containing protein produces MNEEAHKFILEHFCEQRSLSPKAIPAGLTDMICAVTAPYFLMIECLDELDSDPTQGLLIKLVSRSYEAAAGSLALAAIGHLREAETLSRSVYESSVTTTYIVQENPAKRFAQFFQYYVRQEREQNRKWSNDVEAEPPTVRKDHEKRISQKNEAMDAYEKFIDLFVEHCGIDLETAKNWPGLIDRLTALGRRIDYRTVYAAMCSQSHHDAEDVLNHFFANSVVGADDIAERMEREANIFSIFMVLFGLQSFVEAMLAVCRHLKFPTVVAEGTNSLKRITDELHVIAPHLDTGEFPENWVKKGT; encoded by the coding sequence ATGAATGAAGAGGCTCATAAATTCATACTAGAGCATTTCTGCGAGCAACGTTCCCTGTCGCCAAAGGCAATACCCGCCGGATTGACTGACATGATCTGTGCGGTGACAGCACCCTATTTTCTAATGATCGAATGCCTTGACGAGCTTGACTCTGATCCTACTCAGGGCCTTCTTATCAAGCTTGTCAGTAGGTCCTACGAAGCGGCAGCGGGTTCGCTTGCGCTTGCAGCAATTGGCCACTTACGTGAAGCCGAGACACTCTCCCGCTCGGTATACGAAAGCTCAGTGACGACGACTTACATCGTTCAAGAAAATCCAGCCAAGCGGTTTGCCCAATTTTTTCAATATTATGTGAGGCAAGAGCGTGAGCAAAATCGCAAATGGTCAAACGACGTTGAGGCCGAACCCCCTACAGTGCGAAAGGATCACGAAAAAAGGATCAGCCAGAAGAATGAGGCGATGGATGCGTATGAGAAGTTCATCGATCTCTTTGTCGAACATTGCGGCATTGATCTTGAAACGGCGAAAAATTGGCCGGGACTAATTGATCGCCTAACGGCTCTCGGAAGGAGGATCGATTATCGGACGGTCTACGCCGCGATGTGCTCACAGTCGCATCATGACGCGGAGGATGTGCTGAATCACTTTTTTGCCAACAGTGTTGTAGGAGCAGATGACATCGCGGAAAGGATGGAGCGGGAGGCCAACATCTTCAGCATATTCATGGTACTATTCGGGCTTCAATCGTTTGTAGAGGCTATGCTCGCAGTTTGCCGTCACCTGAAGTTCCCGACCGTGGTCGCTGAGGGGACTAATTCTCTAAAGCGGATTACAGACGAGTTGCATGTCATCGCTCCTCACCTTGACACCGGCGAATTTCCAGAAAACTGGGTTAAGAAGGGAACATGA
- a CDS encoding histidine kinase dimerization/phosphoacceptor domain -containing protein, which produces MKPQLHPQEAERLRELRRYGILDTEREQAFDELVELTAQLCDAPVSVVNFIDEGRQWFKAEVGLGVRSTPIDTSLCGHVILQDDFVEIPDTLADERMADNPLCTSEDGFRFYAGAVLKAANGLPLGTLCVLDTKPRVLSEQQRKVIRILSHQVMRELDLRQALEREQVLRREIDHRVKNSLASIGSLFAMKARAAPDEKVRLALEDASLRIRSLSSLHAELHDLEQGQLVDLSSLFLRVCLDLQQLLPDGIALSAAVSGDHASPHLANGLLLIVNEFVSNSVKHGLFAAGGKIEFVIASEGEQWSIVCKDNGKANRQDAERAASSSGLGTRVISSLATSLGASIDWRADGTGMELRLASGTD; this is translated from the coding sequence ATGAAGCCCCAACTCCATCCCCAGGAGGCAGAGCGCCTCCGCGAACTGCGCCGCTACGGCATACTCGACACCGAGCGCGAGCAGGCCTTTGACGAACTCGTCGAGCTGACCGCGCAATTGTGTGACGCGCCGGTTTCGGTGGTCAATTTCATCGACGAGGGACGCCAGTGGTTCAAGGCCGAGGTCGGGCTGGGCGTGCGGTCGACGCCGATCGACACCAGCCTGTGCGGCCATGTGATCCTGCAGGACGATTTCGTCGAAATACCCGATACGCTGGCTGACGAGCGGATGGCCGACAACCCGCTGTGCACCAGCGAGGACGGCTTCCGCTTCTACGCCGGAGCGGTGCTGAAAGCCGCCAACGGCCTGCCGCTGGGCACTTTGTGCGTGCTCGACACCAAGCCGCGGGTGCTGAGCGAACAGCAGCGCAAGGTGATCCGGATACTCTCGCACCAGGTGATGCGGGAACTGGACTTGCGCCAGGCACTCGAAAGGGAGCAGGTGCTGCGCCGCGAAATCGACCATCGGGTGAAAAATTCGCTGGCCTCGATCGGCTCGCTGTTCGCGATGAAGGCGCGCGCCGCGCCGGACGAGAAAGTGCGCCTGGCGCTGGAGGATGCAAGCCTGCGGATCCGGTCGCTGTCCTCGCTGCACGCCGAACTGCACGATCTGGAACAGGGGCAGCTGGTCGACCTCTCCTCGCTGTTCCTGCGGGTCTGCCTTGATCTTCAGCAATTGCTTCCCGACGGCATCGCGCTTTCGGCTGCGGTCAGCGGCGACCATGCCAGCCCGCATCTGGCCAACGGCCTGCTGCTGATCGTCAATGAATTTGTCTCGAACAGCGTCAAGCACGGCCTTTTCGCTGCCGGTGGCAAAATCGAATTCGTGATCGCGAGCGAGGGCGAGCAATGGTCGATTGTCTGCAAGGACAATGGCAAGGCGAACCGGCAGGATGCGGAGCGTGCGGCGTCCTCGTCGGGCCTGGGAACACGGGTGATCAGTTCGCTGGCCACCTCGCTCGGCGCATCGATCGACTGGCGCGCCGATGGGACGGGCATGGAATTGCGGCTGGCGAGCGGCACGGACTAG
- a CDS encoding PQQ-dependent dehydrogenase, methanol/ethanol family, which produces MAPLLLVACQSQTGDPATPDAVVNADWDNIGFDAKEQRHSPLTQINDSNVSELGIAWFKDLPDARGQEATPVVVDGKLYISTAWSKVFAYDAKTGEELWSYDPGVAGEKAVDACCDVVNRGVAINRGKLFFGTIDGRLIALDANTGARLWETQTTDNSKPYTITGAPRVVKNMVIIGNGGAEFGVRGYVSAYNVRDGLLKWRFYTVPNPKGEADGAASDEIFAKAANKTWGDGEWKVSGGGGTVWDSIVYDEDLDQLYFGVGNGNPWNHGLRSGGEGDNLFLSSIVAVDPDTGKYLWHYQETPAETWDYTATQHIIQAELPIDGKMRKVLYHAPKNGFFFVIDRLDGTLISAEPFVDGINWAEGYDLATGRPIENPAARFYKTKEPFVAIPGALGAHNWHPMSYNPQTGLVYIPAQQIPQGYEVPVSDIDKARERLGFNVGIGWAIGQLPDDKDVYKAAVAATTGRLVAFNPKTGKVEWGVDYPAAWNGGTMTTAGNLVFQGTSTGFFKAYSADKGTELLSLPMQSGIVSAPSTYMIDGEQYVAFLTSKGGAFPLVAGVAGGVTRQLPNIPRLVVLKLGGKAAFPPLPEKGEVVWDPPVQSGTPEQIAAGKDLYGRNCLVCHGDSAIGNGFTPDLRVSGVLPDTQAWASVVKGGALKQHGMVGFGSQLSDVQVENIRHYVVNRSIWTKENLPEMTAPTAR; this is translated from the coding sequence TTGGCACCTCTTTTGCTGGTGGCTTGCCAGAGCCAGACCGGCGATCCGGCAACGCCCGACGCGGTGGTCAACGCGGACTGGGACAATATCGGCTTTGACGCCAAGGAACAGCGGCACAGCCCGCTCACCCAGATCAACGACAGCAATGTAAGCGAACTCGGCATTGCCTGGTTCAAGGACCTACCCGACGCCCGTGGCCAGGAAGCAACCCCCGTCGTCGTCGACGGCAAGCTTTATATTTCCACCGCATGGTCGAAGGTCTTTGCCTATGACGCCAAGACCGGCGAGGAACTCTGGTCCTATGATCCCGGGGTGGCCGGCGAAAAAGCGGTCGACGCCTGTTGCGACGTGGTCAATCGCGGCGTTGCGATCAACCGCGGAAAATTGTTTTTCGGCACCATCGACGGCCGGCTGATCGCGCTGGACGCGAATACCGGCGCGCGACTCTGGGAAACCCAGACCACCGACAACAGCAAGCCCTATACGATCACCGGCGCCCCGCGGGTGGTCAAGAATATGGTGATCATCGGCAATGGCGGCGCGGAATTCGGCGTGCGCGGCTATGTCTCGGCGTATAATGTCCGAGACGGACTGCTCAAATGGCGCTTCTACACCGTCCCCAATCCCAAGGGCGAAGCGGACGGCGCGGCGAGCGACGAGATTTTTGCCAAGGCAGCCAACAAGACCTGGGGGGACGGCGAATGGAAAGTCTCCGGCGGCGGCGGTACGGTCTGGGACAGCATCGTCTATGACGAGGATCTCGACCAGCTCTACTTTGGCGTCGGCAATGGCAACCCGTGGAATCACGGGCTGCGCTCGGGCGGCGAAGGCGACAATCTGTTCCTGTCCTCGATCGTTGCGGTCGACCCCGATACCGGCAAATATCTCTGGCACTATCAGGAAACACCCGCCGAGACCTGGGACTATACCGCGACCCAGCATATCATTCAGGCCGAACTGCCGATCGACGGCAAGATGCGCAAAGTGCTCTACCACGCCCCGAAAAACGGCTTTTTCTTCGTCATCGACCGGCTCGACGGCACGCTGATCAGCGCCGAACCCTTCGTCGACGGGATCAACTGGGCCGAAGGCTATGATCTGGCCACTGGCCGGCCGATCGAAAATCCGGCCGCCCGCTTCTACAAGACCAAGGAGCCCTTTGTCGCGATCCCGGGGGCGCTGGGCGCGCATAACTGGCATCCGATGAGCTACAATCCGCAGACCGGCCTCGTCTACATTCCCGCCCAGCAAATCCCGCAGGGCTATGAAGTGCCGGTTTCTGACATCGACAAGGCGCGCGAGCGGCTCGGCTTCAATGTCGGCATCGGCTGGGCCATCGGCCAGCTGCCCGACGACAAGGATGTCTACAAGGCCGCCGTGGCGGCGACCACCGGACGGCTGGTGGCCTTCAACCCCAAGACCGGCAAGGTCGAATGGGGCGTCGATTATCCGGCGGCCTGGAACGGCGGTACGATGACGACCGCGGGCAATCTGGTTTTCCAGGGCACCAGCACCGGCTTTTTCAAGGCCTATTCGGCCGACAAGGGCACGGAATTGCTGAGCCTGCCGATGCAGTCCGGCATCGTCAGCGCGCCCTCCACCTATATGATCGACGGCGAGCAATATGTCGCTTTCCTGACCAGCAAGGGCGGTGCCTTTCCGCTGGTCGCCGGTGTTGCCGGCGGGGTGACGCGCCAACTGCCCAATATTCCGCGGCTGGTGGTGCTGAAACTCGGCGGCAAGGCTGCCTTCCCGCCGCTCCCTGAAAAAGGCGAAGTGGTCTGGGATCCGCCGGTACAGAGTGGCACCCCGGAACAGATTGCTGCCGGTAAGGACCTGTACGGGCGCAATTGCCTCGTCTGCCACGGCGACAGCGCGATCGGCAACGGCTTCACGCCTGACCTGCGGGTCAGCGGCGTATTGCCGGATACCCAGGCCTGGGCCTCGGTGGTCAAGGGCGGCGCGCTCAAGCAACACGGCATGGTCGGTTTCGGATCACAGCTCAGCGACGTGCAGGTGGAAAATATCCGCCACTATGTCGTGAACCGGTCGATCTGGACCAAGGAAAATCTGCCCGAGATGACCGCTCCGACGGCGCGGTGA
- a CDS encoding Shedu anti-phage system protein SduA domain-containing protein has product MSNDSEYEFYKLREQGKLYISKVYTYHARDTERKRNVKMVIEGSDRIHLGEIEGVMCLRLTGNVRKTQVSAIVTQDDKKIRRLSLQTFKTRAGGWIESGDDNKFDFREDEFSRLLDFLHQIEFIDLSNEGTSRIEDISTTDGPKTIIDASDREIFNSIKGMTEEQRSGLLNALHGSLTDEEINILLGRKQGLEEYQEHMQLSDWNEVQWQDFFEREQWVFGYGLDYRIMRQFGREMTVGGGGADNQNKPVTDFLMNFTDYTVLVEIKRPDTPIFRKPRGGRAGTWEFSSQFMSAVSQILEQKAEWSSFSEYGDHLNKDGTEHLTARTRNAKSILIIGSSTEFAKASGVREANLMRDTFELFRRENRSIDIVTFDELLERARFITKNRSG; this is encoded by the coding sequence ATGAGCAATGATAGCGAATATGAATTTTACAAGCTGCGTGAGCAAGGGAAGTTATATATCTCAAAGGTATACACTTACCATGCGCGAGATACGGAGCGTAAACGCAACGTTAAAATGGTGATTGAAGGAAGCGACCGAATTCATCTTGGCGAAATAGAGGGCGTGATGTGCCTTCGATTAACCGGGAATGTTCGCAAAACTCAAGTTTCTGCAATTGTCACTCAAGACGACAAAAAGATTCGGCGGCTCTCTCTTCAAACATTCAAAACTCGTGCGGGTGGCTGGATAGAGTCAGGCGATGATAACAAATTCGATTTTCGAGAAGACGAGTTTAGCCGCCTGCTCGACTTCCTTCATCAGATAGAATTCATAGACCTATCGAATGAAGGAACATCCCGGATTGAGGACATATCAACGACGGATGGGCCGAAAACGATCATAGATGCTTCTGATCGAGAAATTTTTAACAGCATAAAAGGAATGACTGAAGAACAAAGAAGCGGCTTACTCAATGCATTGCACGGATCGCTGACCGACGAGGAAATTAACATCCTTCTTGGCCGCAAGCAGGGGTTGGAAGAATATCAGGAGCATATGCAGCTGTCGGACTGGAACGAGGTACAATGGCAGGATTTCTTCGAGCGTGAACAATGGGTTTTTGGGTATGGTCTCGATTATCGTATTATGCGGCAATTTGGGCGCGAAATGACAGTCGGAGGAGGAGGTGCGGACAATCAGAACAAGCCCGTAACGGACTTCCTTATGAATTTCACAGATTACACCGTGCTTGTCGAAATCAAGAGACCTGACACCCCCATTTTTCGCAAACCGCGCGGCGGGAGGGCGGGAACGTGGGAATTCAGCTCTCAATTTATGAGTGCCGTTTCACAGATTCTTGAGCAGAAGGCAGAATGGTCGTCTTTCTCCGAGTATGGTGACCACCTCAACAAGGACGGAACCGAGCATCTTACGGCCCGCACCAGAAATGCCAAAAGTATTCTGATTATAGGATCCAGCACTGAATTTGCAAAAGCCAGCGGGGTTAGAGAGGCGAACCTAATGCGCGACACCTTCGAATTATTCAGACGAGAGAATCGCAGTATTGATATCGTAACATTTGACGAGCTGCTTGAACGCGCTCGTTTCATCACGAAGAATCGATCAGGTTAG